Genomic window (Zingiber officinale cultivar Zhangliang chromosome 2B, Zo_v1.1, whole genome shotgun sequence):
CTAAATATAGGTACTAAATTAGCGTCAAGAACAGTGATTAGAGATAGACTCTTTGTTCCAAATATTTATCcccagaaaataaaataatatgagCGTTCCCACGTTCTTTtaacacaatttttttttattttccttttggaACAACTCCTATGTACAGCAGCCTATGGCGCCCCACAAGACAATCGAGTGACCAGCTCCAACATTAGTGTGCTACACGGGTGCCATTTAGAATCAAATACAGCGAAATCATCAAGTTTGGCGCAGCAGGAGTTAAATGTGATtcagttaagaaaaaaaaattgaaaatcttTTGTTGGAAGCCAAATGATTTGAGATTCGAGGAAGGAAGACGTTTTACCATTCCAGATGCCAATCTTCAGCTGATCCTTCTGGATGTCTTTGACGAATCGGCCAAGGTAGCCAGAGAGCACCTGGCTCACCATGCCCTCGAACATGGTTGGAGAGACAGAAGCTCTTCCGCCTCTCCGTCGATGGCGgccgaggaggaggagaaggagaaggagaagtagCTCGCTCGAATCCCTTCTTCTCGCTATTCTGTCTCCTGAGCCATCGCGACGCGGTCTCGATCGAGCCGCTTCGGAACGAGGCGAAGTGACGAACCCAACGACCACTTTAGGTCAAACGAATTGCTCCTCCGATCCGTTGCTTCCCATTATCTAAAAtgataataaatttcataaataGTTCGTTAACCCTTAACCCTCTAAGAGCATTCGTAACGTTAATACGTTATAATATTTACCATCTCATCAAAAGATATGGGGTCCACTGCCATATATTCATTATAACAATATATCTCTTTTACTTACATCCTTTTAACATTAATATGGACCCCACCATCAATTTATTCATtccttttattagttttttaaataatattaaaaaatttataatttaaaaaagaaaaaaaaaatattaaaaaattaagagaGACCTTTGAAcaccctctctcctctctcttatgAGTGGGCATTATAATACTCACTCACAATGAAAAGAGGATGTTAAATGGGTGTTATAACACTCATTTAACATCCCATTATGGGTGCTCTTAAGTGTGACCATACCCTCTTGTAAGGGTCGTCTATAATTTTCCAATTTACTCCCTCCTAatagtatatgacactcatagtGGAGGCTAAGATGACAAATTTCGTCTTTTGCAAACCGTAACCTTCTCAAGTGGCCCTAGGGTTTGACTGAGTTAGTCATCGTATATAAAATTGtcaaatcaagcaaggattaatTTCGACCAAATCAAGAGAAATGCCCTAACATATAGTGGTATGTTTAGTTTTAAGATTTACCTCGCTAGATGGTTGTGGAGGAGATCGTGTGGGGCGCTCGGGGTCTGCATATGACCTTTTATCAAACCTTAACATTCTCAAGTGTTAGAAGAAAATATTCTCTCATGTGATAGCTTGCCTAATTTCTTGATTTTTCTCTTTATATATAGCTATGGGATCAGTCATATGGGGTGTTCAGGGTCGACGTATGACCTTTTGCCAAACCTCAACCTTCTCAAGTGCTTCGAGACTTGGTGCTATGGTAAATTGATAAGTGAATTTTTCAAGTAACAAAGTGTTCAATTCTTATACGACACAAATAAATGTTTGTAGCGCTTGAACCACTCATGGTACTAGGTTACCCCCCTCCCCCCAATGTCGTATTTGTGCTTCTCGAATTTACACAGTGATCGATGGAAAATTTTCGTAGGATCAAACCGATCACCTTAAAGTGAATGAAAGGGAGGAATATATGGACTTGggctttttttctttcttaactTTCTCAACTACACATAGACTTGTGCGATGGTAAACAGATAGACAAATTTCCCAAGCAACGTGAATCGATTCCCACTTAGATTGAATAAAATGGCTACGACGCTCAAATTACTCGTGATGTTGGATTGTCTCTGTAGTCCATCTGTGTTTTATAAATTTATCAGATGGTTGATGAAAAACTTTTATTAGACTAAATAGAATATAAACACTCTAGTAATTTTCAAACACTTATGGTTAAATTTTCAACTATAAAATTTTCCCTTAATAGGATGAAATTTTAGGACCTTGACTATTAATCAAGGAACCGCTTCGGATTGACCTACTTTATTAACCTCCTCAActcttatataaaatcaaaatgATCAAATAAGTTGAGTGTTGAAAATATAAACAATAATAAATTTAAGGAAaattaatgaaaattattttgtAGTAAAGCATGGGTCCCATGAGTTATCCATTTTAAAAGGTATAAGGTCGGCTCTTAAGTGACGATTTTATATTTTACTATTTTCCTTTAATAAATAAGATCATcgaaatttaaattttactaGGACAATATTTTATAGATCTATTTTGGATGTGTATAAATTGTGATTGTGGATCAAGAGGAGGAAGACTGTCTAATTAAAAAGTAGAAACTTAGTTAAGTgtctaaaatttaatctaaaatttaatttatattattatatttaaaattttggaGGGAGACTTGATAAAATTATTACCTTATAACCAatctattataaaaaaaatagaataaaattaaGTATAATGAATTTTTCATCGGAATCTTTATGCACtggattatctttttatttttcatactttatatataataactcttctaaatatttataactcaaaattttagataattatttttcattttcgcACCTAACTAAATTTTAATCAGTTAAATGtctaaaaatattatataacttTAGAAAATCACTAAcacttttttaattaaaatttaatttcttttaaggGTGAAAAGGATTGAGCATATTTATATCATGCGTGAGTAATTTATTTAAAAAGAGAGAGGCTttctaataaataaaaaataataacatttTGAATAATTAGTTGTGGCCAGCGGTATGAATAGTTAATAGTATATAAAATTATTTACATTACTTTCAAAGCCAGGAAGAAAATTTAAGCAACAATCAATTAAATATCTGAAACCAAAATATTTAAATACGTAAATAATATTAGGAAACTTAAATCTCAAATATGAAAACTTTAAATTATCTATAAAATTCTCAAAAAACACTCACATATAGTCAACTTTGGAAATTTATTATTATGATacctaataattatttttaatatatataaaaatactaATATTATAGTAAACTCATTTCAGCACAATGCAAAGAAAAAAAGAAGATTAATAAGCACAAAACTGTCACTGTTTCTCAACATAGAAATTGTTTTTGGAATACAAGCAAGTTATATTGTTACATGTTAATCATAATATTTGAGTAGACTTGTGatcaaaattcatacaaagcatAAATATGGAATTGGCAATGGACTAATGTCAGCTTTCGATACTGCAATTAGAGGCCAATTCGGTTGCATCATTCTCTGGCTCGCACGGTCTCCACATTATCCCATTTGCTTCATCCATTAGAGCAATGCCCTTACCAGAAAGCTCTTTTCTGATCTTGTCCGAGATCGCATACTCCTTGTTTTTCCTCGCTAAATTCCTTTCCTCGATCAGCTGCTGTACTTGTTCCTCGGTTAACTCAGCTCTAACCAGAGCTTTATCTTTTAATTGCTGAAGAATCTATGGAAGCAAGGAAATGTTTATTGATCGGTTGAAACTGCAAGCAATTGAAGTCGCAGTGGAAACGTTCACATGTACCTCAGAGCATGAAGCACCCAAGAGTCCCAGAATGTCAAGAACATCTCTGACTTCTTTCTCTAGTGCAAGAAGAGAAAGAATAACCGGCTTCGGCGGTTTCTTACCCTTCAAAATGTAGCATAGAAAAGGGTTAGTGCAATGAGATAcaccagaagcattctgtttttACTGTCTCTGTATGTATGACAATAAAATGCAAGGGAGATACCTTTAACTGCTTCAAGTTACTATTTATCGCCTTAAGTGGTTCCATAAGATCATCTAATACAGCAGTAGTGTGAAGATCATCTGACATAGATTCTATGAAACTTGAATGGAATTTATCGATTGATTCCTTGACCTTAGCTGGGGTTTGGCCTTTGAGTTCCTCTTCACGGAATCGAGAAAGACCCTGCTTGCAGTCATCAAGTGTCTAAAAAATGGAAAAATGCAAAAGGATGTGATGTTAGTGGAATGGATATTTGAACAGTTAATATATGGAGACCAAGACATTGTGAATATAAAAGTGAGCAACAATAACCTGATAAATATAGAAGACTCGATCTGATGCATTTTCAAGTGCTATATCAGAGTAATTTACATCGGCACGGTAATGTGTGCGcatcaagaaaaacctcaaagCCAGTGGATGGTATTTGGCAATAATCTGCAATATAAATCTCACCATTACTATGCATTTGAGGAAAACAATTATtacaacaaccaaaccttatctCACTAGATGGAATCGTCTATATAGATCCTTCTACGCCATCGAACTCTATCCGctactatatcattatctatatttaaattaatttaaaaaaaaaaccaacatATTGGACACTAGTGTCAGCACTTACATCTCGAATAGTAAAGAAATTGTTATCTGACTTTGACATTTTCTGATTATCCTTGTTCACAAAGCCATTATGCATCCAATGGCTTATTTTGAATTCGGGGCATGCAGCTTTGCTCTGGGCGAGTTCATTCTCATGATGAGGAAAAATCAAATCCTTTCCTCCACCATGAATATCGAAAGTAGTACCTAAATATTGTGAACTCATGGCACTGCATTCGATATGCCAACCCGGTCTGCCAGGACCCCAAGGACTATCCCAGCTTGGCTCACCAGGCTTAGCggcctaaaaatcagaagaaatTGGACATCGATGAGGAAAGGCCATGTTTACAAATGTGGGGGAAAAAAGTTAATGGAATGGTCGAACCTTCCATAGAGCAAAATCTGCTGGATTTTTCTTTCTTAAATCAACGGTAACTCTTCCACCTCCACCAGCACGATTATCATCAAGCTTTCGTCCAGATAGTTGGCAATAATCAGGGAAATTATCAATTGCAAAGTAAACATCTCCTTCTATAGTATAAGCACATCCATTCTCCATTATCTGCCAATAAATATCAACTTTATCTAACCAAAATTAGGAAACAAAATTATTGAATAAGACAAAAAGCAGTTGTCCTAGAAAGGCACAATCAGATGGAAGTATCATGACCTACATAGCGATCATTTTAAATTATTGAACAAACAACAAGGCCTTAAATACTGTAAGGTTGATAAATATAAACGATGAACATATATTTAGTTTATGGAATCCAGTAGGATTCTTGTGAAGAAATGGAAAAAGAATGATATTGCTTTTCCGCCATGTTTAATTAAGCTAATCTTCCAAATAATACAATAATAAGTAGCAATCAAAGTTAATTAAACAGCATCCCCTTGTAAATGGCTCACACATTGTGAAACCATTTTATATTGAAAACATTCACACAGAAACAGTACAGCATACAAACAACATCATTATAATAACCTCTTGAGATTGAttaattcttttatttatattattctGGTAAAGCTATACATAAATACAAAAGAATCCAATAACTAAACTGCTAGTTGTATTAGGCGTATCAGCTTCTTGGTTGCTTGAACCGGATGCCTGGGTTCCCCATGTAAAAATTATATAATGTTAATATGAAACCAGATGGGTGCCAAAGAGGGAGCATGCGCCAGGTCAAGCTAGTGGATTGATCATCATCAAGCTGGTGGATTGAAGATCGTGTTAATACTAGAGAGGAAGAAATGATAAGGTGTTGCAAGTGGTTTAAGAACAGAATATGAGTTCAACTTGTCACAGGTTAAATGAAATTGGATGGATAGACCTCTGTCCAAGATAAGTTGGAAAAAAATAGAACATAAATTTATTTGTCAATTTTGGATGACAAGAGAATCAAACAAAACCATAAATAACATAAAAGATGAGTGAACTTATACATTAATTTCAAGACATCCTAAGTGATTGCATACAGTACAAAAAATCCACCTTGGTTATCAAATCCTTTATCTGTTCTATGTGATCAGAAACACGTGGTTGATGAGTTGGAGGCACACAGTTGAGTTCAGCTGTATCATGCAAAAATGCTTCGGAAAACCTACCGCTCAAACTTAATGGATCCTCCCCCGATTCATTTGCTCTTTTAATTATCTGCAAAATAAAAAGGTTCAAAATACTTGACACATAACTGATATACTACCAAAGCATGGACAGCATATACATGGACGAATCTACAGATTGAATAGAGTTCTTGCCAAAGTTAACTAGCATAGTCGAAGCAGATGATCAACTACTTTGGAAATCAATCTAAATAGGAAATTTTTTTGCATAATGCTTTAAATTATTTCTTTACAAGTCTAAccattttgataaaataaaaaaggtAAATGAACCTCTAGCTgtttttaaaattactaaatttgCAAAAAACTGAGGGATTCAGATTATGCAATTAGCTCAATTAAGTAATTACTTAGTGTAAAACATAGAAGAATGCAACAAGCCTAAGAGAGTCTATTGAAGTTGCCGCTAACATTACATGCGACATGGTTTTCCAGTTACATATATCCCACTTAAATAGAGGGAAAGGGTAGCCCGGTGGATGAAGCTCCCGCTAATACGGTCCagggaaggatctattgtacgcagccttacttgCATTGCAAGAGAGGGAAGCTCCTGCTAATACGGTCCGTTGTTTTCGCAATTTGAACCTGTGACCTCCAGGTCACATGGCAGCAACTTAAATCATAAGGTAATTATATTGCCCGAGTGAGTGTCAATTGACTAtattgcattgcataaaacattaTAAATCATAaggtaattaaaaatttcctGGTTATTGTTTTGTTAATCACTGCTTCTAAATTATCTCTCTATGCAAATGAGATATACAATCATCATTGAAAGAAGAGAATGCTGACTTCACATTGACCAAGAGATTTTGCTGTTAAAGTTAATAATCTGGACTCTGGAGATTCTATGTTTCACAGAATACAATCACTCGATCTATTACATTAGTGCCTGTGCTTCAAGATTCATCCAAATAAACTCTTAGCTACTCTACAAGTACCTAATATCAACAATTTTGATTGCCTTGTAAAATATATAATAGAGTGgagaaaaattaaacatttcaccaaattgaaaaaaaaaaaaaatttaagggagTGAGAAGTTTTATTCAAgcagttttttttataaaagaactTAACTGTGAGATTACAAATTAAAGTAACATGGAACACAACAGTATATAAGATAACTGAGAAGAATAAAAATAACAATATACCTTGTCATTGTTTAAATCTCATTTCTTCTCATTGCATCCAAAAAGACAAAAACCACACAGAACTACCACTTTATACATCTCAAATGCATCGCCAAAGTGAGATTTACAAATTACTAGAGAATGCAAGAAACATCTGACCTTGTCATCAATGTCAGTGAAGTTACGCACATATTTGACGTCATAACCTAAGTGTTTCAAATAcctgaaaattgaaaatttgatatGTAACACTTTGCTTGATATTTTATTCAAGTTATATTGGTGCAGAATTCAGAGCTATACAGGATATTAAAGACAAAAGTATCATAGCCAGATATACCGTTACATAATTATCCTAAAGtcagattcttttttttttttgcaaaaaaataaaataataaaataaaataaatcaaagtGAATCCAAAGAAAGTATGACACAAACTAGTCTGCATCACCAGATAATACTATCAGTAACATATACAATCTAAAAAGCATATTATCAAACAAAAAATCCGGACACAATCTAATTACTTTCAAACAAGGAAAGAGATCAGGCttcaatatatattatatatataaaacaatgACAGCTGAAGCATTTCTAATGGCTGTCATTGCTAAAAACAGAGGATAACAACAATTAGCATTAAACGATAGTAACGTCATCTAACTTCTTTGCAAAAAAATCCAACATTCATTTTTTATGGGTCAACTCCTTGATCCCTGTCCAAAATCGTGGATTTCAAACAAGAAAGAGGTGAAAGGAGAGTAGAAGAAGTCACCTGTAGAGAACGTCAAAAGCGACGTAAGCGCGAGCATGGCCAATATGGCTGTAATCGTACGGCGTGACGCCGCAGACGTACATGGAGACTTGCCCTTCGACGAGAGGCTTGAACACCTCCTTCTGCTTCGACATTGAATTGAAGAGCACCAGCGCGTGACTCCCCATGGATATCCTACTCCGGGTGCGTCGTTCCCCTTTCtgaaaaacttaaaccctaattATGTCAGCGTATCCCGGCGAGAGAAGCAGCACTTTAACGGGAAAAGAACCGGGATCGGAAACTCGATGCCGCCGCTTCTGAGGCTTCTCCTGGATGGCGGCTAGGCCCCCCGGAGTCCAGCAGTTGGCGCAGacggagggagggagggagggaaggCGAAATCGGGATCAGCCGCCTGCTTTGGTTCGTACAGGGGAGGGTCATCCGCTGAGAGTATATATTACGCTACTATTTCGAAGATTTGGTTCGACGTGCtaatattgtattttttttatttttataatagatTATATTAGGTAAATTGGAAAACACAAATTAAACATAttcaaaagaataaaaataaataaattattatggagatgagttttgaGATTTATAGTTTAAGAGAgtgaaaattcaaatttatttatttttttaaattgatataATAGGTATGAATTCATACAATCACATGTTATAAATTAGATaacaaaaaaaatcatttagaCTTGACATATTGGaagtataaaaaaataattatttagagTTCTAACTATTGAAGATACCCTAATACATGAAGATACCCTAATACATGATTCAGGAGAAACATTTATTAAACATAATATTAtctaattttgtaaaaaattatttttaaaattcgaaTCCATGACATTTAGTTTAAATGACAATAACATTATAGTTGTGCTAAGATCAGTCTCCCTTTTAAATCCTCATAGGTTAATTAAGCATCCATGAGTCGACTTTTAATTGTGATGTATTGTGAAATTAATTTTCTTTAGTGGAAATACTATCCTGGATACTATTGTAAAAGGGCAGTCATTCATGCTTCCGGATTTACTTAGATGATAG
Coding sequences:
- the LOC122047648 gene encoding cysteine--tRNA ligase, chloroplastic/mitochondrial-like, which encodes MGSHALVLFNSMSKQKEVFKPLVEGQVSMYVCGVTPYDYSHIGHARAYVAFDVLYRYLKHLGYDVKYVRNFTDIDDKIIKRANESGEDPLSLSGRFSEAFLHDTAELNCVPPTHQPRVSDHIEQIKDLITKIMENGCAYTIEGDVYFAIDNFPDYCQLSGRKLDDNRAGGGGRVTVDLRKKNPADFALWKAAKPGEPSWDSPWGPGRPGWHIECSAMSSQYLGTTFDIHGGGKDLIFPHHENELAQSKAACPEFKISHWMHNGFVNKDNQKMSKSDNNFFTIRDIIAKYHPLALRFFLMRTHYRADVNYSDIALENASDRVFYIYQTLDDCKQGLSRFREEELKGQTPAKVKESIDKFHSSFIESMSDDLHTTAVLDDLMEPLKAINSNLKQLKGKKPPKPVILSLLALEKEVRDVLDILGLLGASCSEILQQLKDKALVRAELTEEQVQQLIEERNLARKNKEYAISDKIRKELSGKGIALMDEANGIMWRPCEPENDATELASNCSIES